The Naumovozyma castellii chromosome 4, complete genome genome contains a region encoding:
- the SRB8 gene encoding Srb8p (ancestral locus Anc_6.356), whose protein sequence is MPPSKYILTPPDDLYPYISNNEHDQSHTKKIYPDFEPWTHTKEEDQILNNFISKGYYTTSKVNFESISARSSLNESLPKVSTQLAIQLSKVLQIRENEINKIPSDDVKNEPSSHKHSKISIFSGPSFSLPDRITLTDHRKEVWLQELSSPYVSLSKISKHIPHGLKRRQVLEQCYLKQIPLERAIWLIKCCYSMEGKVLAMKNKGSQEEIDKQLFKEWTENFVYILEKLVFEMTQHYNDSNKLKTWKIEVFYFLKLLGNCYTLELIDKEIFHHWLVEFVAKVENFEFIPLTLHMLTIFWDGICKPLGTKGNTEMLSNQSLFLISKMTDMLLQKYSTIYQSRSMINDEKYIINDIKKNNKLKESMLSILGTLIGKLFQEQTLEAFLFPSTSWDLYKPHLYEIMNSLEVSPEVALEIKKKLELVSYSNESLKMNPWLDNHTNENTNNDEDSSVIKMNNANMNLAIIQMNGIDTKFTEILDDNPTDFDWASYVDQHILQINQLMQLVLWAIHPSRQHHYESHQLVAKLLLLKINSIEGIQEFEIEDSIWTLVFKIAKLSNTNKMLHVALSSLYNLLNILITYGILKVPTYIRKLISSGVLYLPESNDKFIHCNILINLKISPLMKSQYNMVLRNVMEYDVTYYERFNFEQLQKDAEEIKSKILKSEPLNLSTYPLSVRTMVAEWYLSHLCSDVLSPVDNNILVKNFQIFCVHLKLFHHYYKWIEFIVYHQLLSNIIALETLMDILLCYEKLFSQFINDHILFTKTFIFTYSKVLKEKDPDVYKVISFAAFWKFFMKNFSLVLNIDNDLRTELSVVYEEEKTKHENLHMNKHEALDIYHAINNINPEEKDEHWNFTEAFQTNIKNLLNLTNDNSNEELTFRINLLLLMVVNNREYNKFMSIFLKRKDFKNENLIRLISFKLLTFEQIQNILGITFVLPFLVNENIKGSLYFESHRRKYIKDNYVKILNACESDMDAFYETFLAIVVNFGTSKKLSDSTTKLLIDLFKNNRSTSTHIMEDLLHYGFPKETHELEDDNTLDDSKPVELYSRLDFLNLWIFQSFTAYQIQELLTEYTEPHRSEQELKLFLFDIIELTGPNELSAQLFEKVIHVPTIEIIIKIFEEDFFQRCLTGSDVSREYLATIVELASSLSQKIQKDESRNTPMSETCFRSFQRIMSSFANEDSKKLHTSEPMIDVYLKLFSIHQNSIFEHILNSVQDRRTSEPCHAFIDDMFTLFDRVTFSLRLKLMLYEILSSLKSYSIYASTTGNETGNVKLTIPPKLLQVPPFQVSSFIKEEEDIEDPEELDLGITTTEEHGEYAERNKWFLYDKKEKLYTSPFKSEPYHNITNYQPDTAGSFNNTCLNLSLFNASFERKNPR, encoded by the coding sequence ATGCCGCCAAGTAAATATATTCTGACTCCGCCAGATGATCTGTATCCATACATCTCGAACAACGAACACGACCAATCACATACAAAGAAGATATATCCTGATTTTGAACCATGGACTCATaccaaagaggaagatcaaattttaaacaattttatCTCAAAGGGGTACTATACCACTTCAAAAGTCAATTTCGAAAGCATATCCGCCAGATcatcattgaatgaatcGTTACCAAAGGTTTCTACTCAATTAGCCATTCAGCTATCAAAAGTATTGCAAATACGAGAgaatgaaataaataaaattccCTCTGATGATGTCAAGAATGAACCTTCAAGTCATAAGcattcaaaaatttccatattCAGTGGACCCAGTTTCAGTCTGCCCGACCGAATCACTTTAACAGACCATCGTAAAGAAGTATGGCTACAAGAATTAAGTTCACCTTACGTGTCATTATCAAAGATATCGAAGCATATACCACATGGGCTGAAAAGAAGACAGGTACTCGAACAATGTTATCTAAAACAAATTCCATTGGAAAGGGCCATTTGGTTAATTAAATGCTGCTACTCCATGGAAGGAAAAGTTCTTGCTATGAAAAATAAAGGATcccaagaagaaatagataAACAATTGTTCAAGGAATGGACTGAAAATTTTGTGTATATACTGGAAAAACTAGTCTTTGAGATGACTCAACATTACAACGACTCCAACAAGTTAAAGACTTGGAAAATTGAAGTATTCTATTTCCTGAAATTATTAGGTAATTGTTATACTTTAGAGTTGATcgataaagaaatatttcatcattggTTAGTGGAATTTGTTGCTAAAGTGgagaattttgaatttatacCGTTAACTTTGCATATGCTAACTATATTTTGGGATGGAATATGTAAGCCATTGGGAACCAAGGGAAATACTGAAATGTTATCAAACCAATCTTTGTTTCTTATATCTAAGATGACTGACATGCTTCTACAAAAATACTCTACCATATATCAAAGTAGATCTATgataaatgatgaaaaatacatcatcaatgatattaaaaagaataataaattaaaagaatCAATGCTATCTATATTAGGTACTTTGattggaaaattatttcaagaaCAGACTTTGGAAGCGTTCTTATTTCCATCCACAAGTTGGGACCTTTACAAACCACATCTCTACGAAATTATGAATTCCTTGGAAGTTTCGCCTGAAGTTGCTTTGgaaattaaaaagaaattggagTTGGTTAGTTACAGCAACGAATCCTTAAAAATGAACCCATGGCTAGATAACCACACGAATGAGAATACCAATAATGATGAGGATTCATCGGTtataaaaatgaataatgCAAACATGAATTTAGCTATAATACAAATGAATGGTATTGACACCAAATTCACGGAAATACTAGATGATAACCCAACAGATTTTGATTGGGCTTCCTACGTAGATCAACATATTCTCCAAATAAACCAACTAATGCAGTTAGTACTTTGGGCAATCCATCCATCTAGACAACATCATTATGAATCACATCAATTAGTAGCCAAATTAttacttttgaaaattaatTCCATTGAAGGTATTCAAgagtttgaaattgaagatagCATTTGGACCTTAGTTTTCAAGATTGCCAAATTATCCAACACAAATAAGATGCTACATGTCGCATTATCATCGCTGTATAACCTTTTGAACATTCTGATAACATATGGTATTCTTAAAGTCCCAACATATATCAGGAAATTAATTAGTTCTGGTGTCCTTTATTTGCCGGAatcaaatgataaattcattcattgtAACATACTGattaatttaaaaatttcaccattgatgaaaagtCAATATAATATGGTTCTCAGAAATGTAATGGAATATGATGTCACATACTATGAACGCTTTAATTTTGAGCAGTTGCAAAAGGATGCTGAAGAGATAAAAAGTAAGATACTAAAATCAGAACCGTTAAACTTATCAACATATCCATTGAGTGTAAGAACAATGGTTGCAGAGTGGTATTTGAGTCATTTATGTTCTGATGTATTGAGTCCGgtagataataatattcttgtAAAgaactttcaaatattttgtgTTCATCTGAAACTTTtccatcattattacaaatGGATAGAATTCATCGTCTATCATCAGttactttcaaatattattgCATTGGAAACACTCATGGATATTTTACTTTGCTATGAAAAGTTATTTTCCCAATTTATCAACGATCATATCCTCTTTACAAAGACATTCATATTCACATATTCAAAAGTcttaaaagaaaaggacCCTGATGTCTATAAGGTAATTTCTTTTGCAgcattttggaaattttttatgaagaatttttcactggTCTTGaatattgataatgatttgCGAACAGAGCTTTCAGTCGTCTATGAGGAAGAGAAGACGAAACATGAAAATTTGCACATGAATAAGCATGAAGCATTAGATATATATCATGCtatcaataatatcaaTCCAGAGGAGAAAGATGAACATTGGAATTTCACAGAGGCATTTCAAACAAACATCAAGAATCTTTTAAACCTAACTAATGATAACTCTAATGAAGAGTTGACTTTTAGAATCaatttattgttattgatgGTTGTTAATAACCGAGAATATAATAAGTTCATgtcaatttttttgaaaaggaaggACTTTAAGAACGAAAATTTGATACGTTTAATATCGTTTAAACTTCTGACCTTCGAACAGATTCAAAACATTCTCGGGATCACTTTTGTCTTACCATTTTTAGtgaatgaaaatattaaaggTAGTTTGTATTTTGAATCCCATAGACGAAAATACATTAAGGACAATTACGTTAAAATCTTGAACGCTTGTGAAAGCGACATGGATGCATTTTATGAAACCTTTTTAGCGATCGTCGTTAATTTTGGTACTTCTAAGAAACTAAGTGACTCAACAACAAAGCTATTAATAGACCTTTTCAAGAACAATCGATCCACTTCAACACATATAATGGaagatcttcttcattatgGTTTTCCTAAGGAAACACACGAacttgaagatgataatacTTTAGATGATTCTAAGCCAGTTGAATTATACTCAAGATTAGATTTCCTAAACCTTTGGATATTTCAGTCGTTTACTGCCTATCAAATACAAGAACTATTAACAGAGTATACTGAGCCACATAGATCAGAGcaagaattaaaattatttttatttgatatAATCGAATTAACAGGTCCGAATGAACTAAGTGCTcaattgtttgaaaaagtTATTCATGTTCCaactattgaaattattatcaagatATTCGAAGAGGATTTCTTCCAGAGATGTCTAACTGGCTCGGATGTTAGTAGAGAGTATTTAGCGACCATCGTCGAATTAGCCTCATCCTTATCTCAAAAGATACAAAAAGATGAATCAAGAAACACACCAATGAGTGAAACGTGTTTTAGGTCCTTCCAAAGGATAATGTCATCCTTTGCCAACGAGGACTCTAAAAAACTACATACTTCAGAACCGATGATCGACGTCTACTTAAAACTTTTTTCCATCCACCAAAACTCAATCTTTGAACACATTCTCAATTCAGTACAGGATAGAAGAACAAGTGAACCCTGTCATGCATTTATAGATGACATGTTTACTCTCTTTGATAGAGTCACGTTTAGTTTAAGACTTAAATTGATGCTATA
- the PTC6 gene encoding type 2C protein phosphatase PTC6 (ancestral locus Anc_6.353) produces the protein MGKSQAYIHLKPSTLPPVFAPWNRKALNHRTPTVGVNTKTAPSPLILRVPLLKFPSVIGHSTSRINRLINEDTYSVNILKLPTRFQELSRNHEPLLKKSILNISIFDGHGGKGRVSQLLASSLHREITNTEAPTKEQFFHLLDSYEQLIGGPYWRNVNAHRETFWDRFIENCNTKQEQVLFDSDHPQHSGPRMIFDMYGNIIDKTSLLNFHERLRIYYAYMKFDLERCCGFAQESGESLTFEERIKKYSGGSTASSIFLSSYDESLAMDESFFMNPQGLLKLVVTQVGDSKIILCDQNGIAHSLTKIHHPSSRRESKRLQADDDVEGKKEQDDDANQDSFGETRFLNNFANTRSFGDLLGKRDGISCEPDIYSYLIGDTSLLPHAEKSKLQFGGEECFICLISDGVSDLLSDQEVVDLITSTVNLRQTKQATPQYVAEEVIKYIQAIGGKHADNATCLVLRLPNWGNWPMIDRTGAIREEKLMNSTSSLD, from the coding sequence ATGGGTAAATCGCAAGCATACATCCATCTGAAACCTTCCACACTCCCCCCTGTCTTCGCTCCTTGGAACCGTAAAGCTCTCAACCATCGTACCCCCACAGTCGGCGTCAACACGAAAACAGCTCCATCACCGCTTATATTGAGAGTACCCCTTTTGAAATTCCCCAGTGTCATAGGACATAGTACCAGTAGGATCAATAGGTTGATCAATGAGGATACTTATTCtgttaatattttgaaactaCCTACGCGATTTCAAGAGTTATCGAGAAATCATGAACCCTTACTCAAAAAATCTATTCTTAATATTTCTATATTCGATGGTCATGGTGGTAAAGGTCGTGTCTCGCAATTACTAGCGTCATCGTTACACAGGGAAATTACTAATACGGAAGCACCAACGAAGGAACAATTCTTCCATTTGTTAGATTCATATGAACAATTGATTGGAGGTCCCTATTGGCGTAATGTCAACGCTCACAGAGAGACATTTTGGGATagattcattgaaaattgtAACACAAAGCAAGAACAGGTACTTTTTGATTCAGATCACCCCCAGCATTCAGGTCCAAGAATGATATTCGATATGTATGGGAATATCATCGATAAGACAAGCTTGTTAAATTTCCACGAAAGATTGAGGATATATTACGCCTACATGaaatttgatttggaaagatGCTGTGGATTTGCTCAGGAGAGCGGAGAATCATTGACTTTCGAggaaagaataaagaaatattctGGTGGGTCTACAGCTTCATccatctttctttcttcctATGATGAATCCCTTGCAATGGATGAATCGTTTTTTATGAACCCTCAGGgacttttgaaattggtagTCACCCAAGTAGGTGATAGTAAAATAATCCTTTGTGATCAAAATGGGATCGCACATAGCTTGACGAAGATTCATCACCCATCCTCTAGGAGAGAGTCTAAGAGATTACAGGCGGATGATGATGTGGAAGGAAAGAAGGAGCAAGATGACGATGCTAATCAGGATTCCTTCGGTGAAACTagatttttgaataattttgcCAATACGAGATCCTTCGGTGATTTATTGGGGAAAAGAGATGGGATATCATGCGAACCAGACATTTATTCATACCTAATAGGTGATACCTCACTACTACCTCATGCAGAGAAATCTAAATTACAATTCGGAGGGGAAGAatgttttatttgtttgatttCAGATGGAGTCTCTGATCTATTATCAGATCAAGAGGTAGTAGATTTGATAACATCCACTGTAAATTTGAGACAAACTAAACAAGCAACCCCTCAATATGTAGCGGAGGAAGtcattaaatatattcaagCAATTGGTGGGAAACATGCAGATAATGCCACATGTCTCGTATTAAGATTACCAAATTGGGGGAATTGGCCCATGATCGATAGAACAGGTGCCATACGAGaggaaaaattaatgaataGCACCTCGTCTTTGGATTAA